The nucleotide sequence GCGGCACGCCGCCTGGTGACACCATCACACCTCCTCGATCGCTTCTGCTCTATCCAAGGTACGCCAGAATACTTGCTCGCGCGCCTCTCCACAGTACCGAAAGTCGCGCCGACCATCCGGTCACACAGACGTGGGTGCGAGCCCCTGAGTGCCCAAGACACCCATCTGCCTGAGGTTTTCACGCAACGCCTGGCGTCCGCGGTGAATCCGGCTACGGACAGTTCCGAGCTTCACACCCAGCGTTGCGGCGATCTCCTCATAGGACAGCCCTTCGATGTCGCACAGAACCACTGCGGCACGGTAGTCCGGAGCGAGCCCGTCAAGCGCGCGCTGCAGATGCGGGTCGAGTCGCGAGTCGTGGTAGATCTGCTCGGGATCAGGACCGCCCGAGGGCACGCGTTCGTAGTCTTCGGGCAACGCTTCCATCCGGATCCGGGTTCGCCTGCGCACCATATCGAGGAACAAGTTAGTGGTGATTCGATGCAGCCAGCCTTCAAATGTGCCCGGCTGATAACTCGACAATGACCGGAAAACCCGAATGAAAGTCTCTTGGGTCAAGTCTTCAGCGTCGTGAGCATTTCCGGAAAGCCGGTAGGCGAGCCGATACACGCGGTCGGCATGTTCACGGACGAGTTCATCCCAACTCGGCAAGGGGACCTGCCCGTCGGACGCGTCGAATGCACCGGTGCCTGATAGGTCCGGATCTATGTCACTGTTGTGAACTTCGGCTTCCTCACCCGTCGATGAGGCTCTCTTTTTGCTCGCTCCCGAGCCCAGTACGCGCATCAAGCTTTGTGCCGCCTCCCCGTCAAGACCACTGTCACGCGACATCATTGTCAGTGTCAACCTCCAGCTTCGCCGAGATTATTCCCGCTCGGACGATGCCGGAAACGTCCAGTCGCCTGAACGTCTGCGCATCGCGTTGTGCAGTCGCACCGGTACTACTTTGATCTGTCACTCTCGCCGGCCCGAATGTGCACCTACTATGAGTGCCCTGAGTACAGCCTGAGAAACCTTTTTCCGCGCGCCTGCCACAATTAGCTGCAGATCTGGCGATAACCTCGAAGCCGTGCTTGCAAATGCCGACCTCATGCTCTCCCACGCCGAATCGTCAACGATCGAGGACGACATCCTCCGCGCGGTACGCGAGCGAGCCGACGATCTCGGTGCACGCGCGGTCACGCCGGCGATCGGTGCGACGCTTGCCCTTCTTGCGCGACTGTCAGATGCTCGTGCTGTCGTCGAAATCGGCACCGGCGCCGGCGTGAGTGGCCTGTGCCTGATGCGCGGCATGCGCGCCGACGGCATTCTGACCACGATCGACACGGACACGGAGCATCTCCGGGCGGCCCGGCGCGCTTTCCAGGAAGCGGGCATTGCGTCCACGCGGACGCGTCTGATCAACGGCCGGGCACTCGACGTGCTCCCACGGCTCGCGGACGCGTCGTACGATCTTGTCTTCATCGACGCAAATGTCGTCGACCAGCCTCAGTATGTTGCGGCAAGCACGAGGCTGCTCCGGCCGGGCGGGGCGCTCGTCGTCAACGCCTCCATGCTCGGTGGACGTGTGGGAGATCCCAGCCAGCAGGACGCGGCGGCACTCAGCGCCCGGGAGGCCGCACAGTTGATCGCGGACGATGAGACGCTGACCAGTGTCCTCATCCCGCTCGGCGAGGGGTTGCTCTGCGCGGCACGGAAGTAATTGGGCCCGCGCGATCAACGAAACGGCGTCTCAGGCGTTAGACCCAGACACCTTTTCCAACTGCGACGACGCCACCTTGGCTGACGGCAAACCGTTCGCGGTCCTTGTCTTGGTCCACTCCAATGATTGCGCCCTCGCCCACCACAACGTTCTTGTCGAGTATCGCGTGGCGCACGATCGCGCCACGACCGATTCTCACACCCGGCATGAGCACGCTGCCTTCGACGGTTGCTCCCGCGTCAACGATGACATTGGAGCTCACCACTGATTGACGCACCACCGATGCGGAAATCACGCTTCCCGCGCCAACAACGGACTCCTGGGCGATCCCGCCCTCCACGAACTTAGCGGGAGCGAGGTTCTCGGCTGCGCCGCGAATGGGCCAGCGACGGTTGTAAAGGTTGAATACTGGCTGCGGCGATACCAGATCCATATGAGCGTCATAAAAGGCATCGATGGTGCCGACGTCTCGCCAGTACCCACGGTCGCGTTCTGTCGCACCTGGCACGTGGTTGTCATTGAAGTCGTAAACCGCGGCTTCGCCCCGTGACACGAGCATCGGGATGATGTCGCCCCCCATGTCATGGTCGGAGTCCGAATCTTCCGCGTCGCTACGCAGCGCGTCGACGAGCGCCTTCGTACTGAAGACGTAATTGCCCATTGAGGCGAAGGTGACGCTGGGGTCATCCGGTGTACCTGGCGGGTCAGCCGGCTTCTCGAGAAACTGGGTGATCTGGCCTGCACTGTCCGCCTCGATACAGCCGAAAGCCCGCGCTTCGGCTCGCGGCACGCGAATGCCCGCGACGGTGACTCCGGCGCCAGATTCGATGTGCTGCGCCACCATCTGTTCCGGGTCCATGCGGTACACGTGGTCCGCGCCGAACACCACGATGTACTCCGGGTCTTCATCGACGACGAGGTTCATCGACTGAAAGATCGCATCCGCACTTCCCGTGTACCAGCGGGGACCGAGCCGCTGCTGGGCAGGGACGGGAGTGATGTATTCGCCCGCCAGCCCTGACAGGCGCCAGTTCTGCGAAATGTGGCGATCGAGTGAGTGGGACTTGTACTGCGTAAGGACGCAGATCTTCAGATAGCCAGCGTTGACGAGGTTGCTAAGCACAAAATCGATGAGCCTGTACGCACCGCCGAAAGGTACGGCAGGTTTGGCCCTGTCTGCGGTAAGCGGATAGAGGCGCTTGCCTTCACCGCCAGCGAGAACGATCCCGAGAACGTGCGGCTGACTCCTCACGCTTCTCAACCTATCGTCGCGTGCTGAGCTTGCCAACCTTCGCCACGGCAAGGCTAGGTCACGTCTGCGTGAATACGGACACGTCAACCGAAACTGTCACGGAGAACACCGCATCCGCGTCCTGATCCCCGTTCGCCGTCTCGGCTGCCGCCATAATGACGCGGTGCCGCTCGTCGACGTTGAGATGGTGTGCTGTCGGACCCATTGCGAGCAGCAGTTCAGCCGCAGCGGTCGTAAGCGGGCACTGGAATTCGATGCGGCGCCGCACTTCCAGCGCAAATCTCGGCGCGACCACGCTGACGAGCTTGCCGGCCTTGTCTTCGTGCACGCTCACGACTCCAGGGACGGCAGTCAGTTCGCGCAGATGTTGTGGCGTTGGTGTGACAACGATCCAGGTGCCCGATTCCTGCAAGACCCGCGCGATCTCCGACACGTTGCGCGGCGCGAAAATTGACAAGACGACGCTGGCAGTTCCATCACGCAGCGGGATCTGTCGCCATGTGTCCGCAACGATCCCGCAGCTTCTCACGTGGTGGCGTGCGAGACGGCGTGCGGCGAACTTCGAGACGTCGAGCCCTATCCCCTGGGCGCCGGGACAGGCGGCAAGGACGGCCGAAAGATAATCTCCTGCACCGGCACCGACGTCCACCACAGTTGGCGACCCTGTGAGTGGTGAGGATGAACCTTGACAGTGTCGGGCTGTGACCACGTGGGCAACGTGATCCTGTATTGGCTGGTAATAACCCCCGCTCAGAAACTCATGTCGAGCCGCGAGCATCTCACTGGTATCACCAGCTATGCCGTGCAGCGGCTCCTTGAGCAGCGTGACATAACCCTGGCGCGCGATATCGAACGAATGGCCGACGGGGCACTTCAGCTGGCGTTCAGACTTCTGCAACGGTCCGCCGCAGTGCGGGCACATCAGGCATTTGACCGCAGTATCAAGCACGGTGTCTCACGGCTGACTAGGCAACATTCGCGAAGGTTTTACGTTTTGCGCACACCACTCTACGAAAGTTGTGAGGGTTCGTGCCCCGAATCCGCTCGCAACTGGATTCACTTCGTCGTACGCGTCCTCAGCCCGCGCTGGACCGGCGATGTCGAGGTGTACCCAGCGCGAGTCGCCAGCGAACTCCTTCAGGAACAGCGCAGCGGTGATCGCCCCCGGACCGCCTGGCGCCTGACGGAGGTCGGCGATCGTCGACTGCACGGCGTCGGCATGCTCTTCCGAGAGTGGTAGTCGCCACCACCGCTCACCAACTGCGCTGCCGCTGTTGCGAATCGCCGAGTCGAGTGCGGTGTCGGCTGTGAAGACGGCACCCGTCCGCATGCCGAGTGCAACTTTCATGGCCCCGGTCAGTGTTGCGATATCGATCAGGACGTCAGGGGCCAGTTCCTCTACCGCGTAGGCGAGCGCGTCGGCGAGCACCATGCGGCCCTCCGCGTCGGTGTTTGACACCTCAGTCGTCAGTCCGCCGTAATGCGTCACCACATCTCCCGGCCGGTACGCACTCCCGGAGAGCATGTTCTCCGCGCTGGGGACCAGCGCGGTAACACGTACGCGCGGTGCGAGGTCAGCTATCGCGCTAACTGCGGCGAGAACCGCCGCGCCCCCGGCCATGTCGGTCTTCATCAGGTGCATGTTCGCGGCCGGTTTCACCGATATTCCGCCGGTGTCGAATGTGATCCCTTTGCCCACAAGAACGACATGCGGGAGCTGTTCGCTCTCCGATTCCGGCGGTGCCCAGGAGATCTCGATGAGTCTCGGCGGCTCACATGAGCCGCCCCCCACCGCGAGCACTCCACCGAAGCCGCGGTCTGACAGCCAGCCTTCATCCCTGACGCGAATGTCGAGGCTCACGGATGTGAGGGCGCTGCGCGCGTATTCGGCAAGTCCGCGGGGGCTCTTCAGATTTGAGGGAAGGTTCGCGAGGTCGCGCGCGAACGCTGTGGCGCGGCCCAATACGTTGCCGCGACGCACAGCGCTGCTGACATCACGTTCACTGACGAGCCGCACGTGAGGAAGGTGCCTTTCCTCAGCACTCCCGCTGAGGCGCAACTCATGTGAACCCGCAACAAGCCCAATCACCAGCGCCTCAGCGGACGGGTCGTCCACGTCAGCCGGGAGCACGATGTCAACTCCGT is from Hoyosella subflava DQS3-9A1 and encodes:
- a CDS encoding putative RNA methyltransferase; the encoded protein is MLDTAVKCLMCPHCGGPLQKSERQLKCPVGHSFDIARQGYVTLLKEPLHGIAGDTSEMLAARHEFLSGGYYQPIQDHVAHVVTARHCQGSSSPLTGSPTVVDVGAGAGDYLSAVLAACPGAQGIGLDVSKFAARRLARHHVRSCGIVADTWRQIPLRDGTASVVLSIFAPRNVSEIARVLQESGTWIVVTPTPQHLRELTAVPGVVSVHEDKAGKLVSVVAPRFALEVRRRIEFQCPLTTAAAELLLAMGPTAHHLNVDERHRVIMAAAETANGDQDADAVFSVTVSVDVSVFTQT
- the glgC gene encoding glucose-1-phosphate adenylyltransferase; its protein translation is MRSQPHVLGIVLAGGEGKRLYPLTADRAKPAVPFGGAYRLIDFVLSNLVNAGYLKICVLTQYKSHSLDRHISQNWRLSGLAGEYITPVPAQQRLGPRWYTGSADAIFQSMNLVVDEDPEYIVVFGADHVYRMDPEQMVAQHIESGAGVTVAGIRVPRAEARAFGCIEADSAGQITQFLEKPADPPGTPDDPSVTFASMGNYVFSTKALVDALRSDAEDSDSDHDMGGDIIPMLVSRGEAAVYDFNDNHVPGATERDRGYWRDVGTIDAFYDAHMDLVSPQPVFNLYNRRWPIRGAAENLAPAKFVEGGIAQESVVGAGSVISASVVRQSVVSSNVIVDAGATVEGSVLMPGVRIGRGAIVRHAILDKNVVVGEGAIIGVDQDKDRERFAVSQGGVVAVGKGVWV
- a CDS encoding leucyl aminopeptidase family protein, whose protein sequence is MTEGPAIPTPLATVTWISAAESKESAPAEIVVEFVAPASNRPDVEIPGDPRGRWQLCVDRHAGDARSGDGIADPGKPWRAAGATLIHALVEHAARRSADGVDIVLPADVDDPSAEALVIGLVAGSHELRLSGSAEERHLPHVRLVSERDVSSAVRRGNVLGRATAFARDLANLPSNLKSPRGLAEYARSALTSVSLDIRVRDEGWLSDRGFGGVLAVGGGSCEPPRLIEISWAPPESESEQLPHVVLVGKGITFDTGGISVKPAANMHLMKTDMAGGAAVLAAVSAIADLAPRVRVTALVPSAENMLSGSAYRPGDVVTHYGGLTTEVSNTDAEGRMVLADALAYAVEELAPDVLIDIATLTGAMKVALGMRTGAVFTADTALDSAIRNSGSAVGERWWRLPLSEEHADAVQSTIADLRQAPGGPGAITAALFLKEFAGDSRWVHLDIAGPARAEDAYDEVNPVASGFGARTLTTFVEWCAQNVKPSRMLPSQP
- a CDS encoding O-methyltransferase — protein: MLANADLMLSHAESSTIEDDILRAVRERADDLGARAVTPAIGATLALLARLSDARAVVEIGTGAGVSGLCLMRGMRADGILTTIDTDTEHLRAARRAFQEAGIASTRTRLINGRALDVLPRLADASYDLVFIDANVVDQPQYVAASTRLLRPGGALVVNASMLGGRVGDPSQQDAAALSAREAAQLIADDETLTSVLIPLGEGLLCAARK
- the sigE gene encoding RNA polymerase sigma factor SigE — translated: MMSRDSGLDGEAAQSLMRVLGSGASKKRASSTGEEAEVHNSDIDPDLSGTGAFDASDGQVPLPSWDELVREHADRVYRLAYRLSGNAHDAEDLTQETFIRVFRSLSSYQPGTFEGWLHRITTNLFLDMVRRRTRIRMEALPEDYERVPSGGPDPEQIYHDSRLDPHLQRALDGLAPDYRAAVVLCDIEGLSYEEIAATLGVKLGTVRSRIHRGRQALRENLRQMGVLGTQGLAPTSV